A genomic stretch from Kovacikia minuta CCNUW1 includes:
- a CDS encoding ISH3 family transposase — MVKPYPSSSLSSTPALSDEATLEAALECLLEHLPLVPEDSSCSAESLFEILLRAASRHDSIEHTAQRLQGVPSGNGIRYHLDQLDDMVALEGQLNGALQSRIPPKIRKRRHRIAIDLHLIPYYGNRTEAAAPYIYRSQAKAGTTTFFAYATVYVICRNKRVTLGIHAVHRQETLVATVTYLLAMLSALKIRVKRLYLDRGFYSVPVIRWLKALNIPFLMPAVIRGKTGGTRSLLVGRKSYATRYTLSSANYGSVTCQMRVVCTYYKGFKGKHGIQYALYVAHRVTIDLHQLHQHYRERFGIETSYRIKNQCRIRTTSKNPVVRLLFVALAFILVNLWVYLLWFFVSQTQRRGRVIHRELFGLKTMLEFLSQAVERHFPPITAIYLPTPK; from the coding sequence TTGGTCAAACCCTACCCATCTTCCTCATTATCTTCCACCCCTGCCTTGAGTGATGAAGCAACCCTGGAAGCAGCCTTGGAGTGCTTGTTAGAGCACCTGCCTTTAGTACCCGAAGATAGTAGTTGTAGTGCCGAAAGCCTATTTGAGATTTTGCTCCGGGCAGCCAGTCGTCACGATAGCATCGAGCATACCGCTCAACGCCTACAAGGAGTTCCCAGTGGCAATGGCATTCGCTATCATCTCGACCAGTTAGATGACATGGTCGCTTTGGAGGGACAACTCAATGGGGCATTGCAGAGCCGAATTCCACCCAAGATTCGCAAAAGACGACATCGGATCGCGATTGACCTGCACTTGATTCCCTACTATGGCAACCGAACTGAGGCAGCAGCACCCTATATCTATCGCTCCCAAGCCAAAGCCGGAACCACCACATTTTTTGCCTATGCCACCGTTTATGTCATCTGCCGCAACAAGCGAGTCACCCTCGGAATTCATGCGGTGCATCGACAGGAAACCTTGGTGGCAACGGTGACTTATTTGTTGGCAATGCTCTCTGCTCTGAAGATTCGAGTCAAACGGTTGTATCTCGACCGAGGCTTTTACAGTGTGCCGGTGATTCGCTGGCTCAAAGCACTCAACATCCCGTTTTTGATGCCTGCGGTGATTCGCGGTAAAACCGGAGGCACCCGCTCATTACTCGTCGGGCGCAAAAGCTATGCGACACGCTACACCCTCAGCAGTGCCAACTATGGTTCCGTGACTTGTCAAATGCGAGTGGTGTGCACCTATTACAAAGGCTTCAAGGGCAAGCATGGGATTCAATATGCGCTTTATGTGGCGCATCGAGTCACTATTGACCTCCATCAGTTGCATCAGCATTATCGGGAGCGCTTTGGCATCGAAACGAGCTACAGAATTAAAAATCAGTGTCGCATTCGCACCACGAGTAAGAATCCAGTGGTTCGCCTGTTATTTGTGGCACTGGCGTTTATCCTGGTTAATCTCTGGGTGTACTTGTTGTGGTTCTTTGTCAGTCAGACCCAGCGACGGGGACGAGTCATTCATCGTGAGTTGTTTGGTCTTAAAACCATGTTGGAATTTCTCTCTCAGGCTGTTGAACGACATTTTCCACCCATCACTGCTATCTATTTACCTACCCCAAAATGA